CTTCATTTGGAAAGAATCGTGTCTCTGAAAAAACCGCTAGAGCACTAGAACAACTTTTTGTTGATGGACATTCTCCGATCTCAGCTTTAAGTCATTTGAAAATGACTGTTGAAGAGGATGTTGTCAAACTTGCGGACAGGTCAATCATCCCATCATCCAAGTTCTGCTCAAGGTATATAATTTGTGTGAAGAAGAGGCCAGTTGAACATTGTTTATACGCTCTGCGTACATTGTCTGACCCACAAATTATTTGGTAACCATTCAAATTGCTAGCAATTCTCATGTTTTGCTTTTTAGACTttataacaaactgaaaaaatcaAATATGGTGAATTTCAAAAGACAACCGCGGAGATGAGAGAGGCTCTACAAACAAAATTAGAGAATGAGGATGTCAAGTTTTTGACAGGTCTAACAAAGAACGGCCAAATGGTTGTTTCTCTGATAACTCCACTGATGGAGCGCTCACACAATTGAAGGTCAGCTTCTAAACATTACTGTGGCTCTACATAAGTATAGTCTATGTACAGCATGCACATACTAAGTAGATAGGACATAGGATTTAGTGACCCCAACCActgattatatttttttattaattgtcaTTCAGTGtcatttattgttatttatcattTAAATGCGCCTTTATGTTCAAACTAGCAGTGAAAATTACATGCATGACACATAATCTGTTGCAGAGAGTCTGCAGAGATAATGTTTTTAGATGCCAGTGGTGGAATGGACGGTCACCAGACCCGCCTCTTTTTACTTCTAATCCATTGCCATGGAGGAGTTGTCTAACCCATTGCCATGGAGGAGTTGTCTAACCTATTGCCATGGAGGGGGTGTCCCTTTAGGtatgaataaaatttaaatacaatgtAGTTCTTCATTCACTAATAACAACCTGATTTGATGTTGTTGTTCAAGACAATGCCtgctatagttgcaaaaagccATGAAGGTTTTGAAATACTAGAACATCGAAAAACCCAAACGAAGCATATTGTGATTTTATTGCAGGTGCATTTCTGACCacaagtgaaagtgaagatgcCATCACCATGGGATTAGACCAGATCAAACAGCTTGCTGACAGTTCTGGCTTCTATAACAGAGGTTtgtcattattatttttttaaagataattcaTCTGAGACTATAAGTCATTGAATGTTGGTACTCGAGAAAACAATGTGGCTGAGAGACAAGTGAAAAAAATCCCCGCTCTGCTTGGTGGTTAATGAGTGAACTTGGTAGTACCCAGAACAATGCATTTCAcaaatcacataaaaacctCTCTTGGCAATCAGTGTTTTGGTGACAAGGAACCCATCTCTGCCCTTCTTCTTGTTTGGTACGATAAACACCCATCGTTCAAACATTTTAGGCTTAGTTGGACCCAGGTTGTTTATGGATGATGACTCAGAGGCAGAACATGCAGCCATTAACACTGTGTTTCCAGAAAGTCGAGTGCTGCTTTGCACATTCCACATACAGCAAGCGGTGTGGAGATGGCTGTGGAACAGCCACAACAAGATCCACTTGAGAGATCGTAACACATGCATGGAACTGTTTCGTAGGCTTCTTTACAGTGATAGTGAATCTGAATACATGGTAATGtaagtataatttataatgCTATGTATTTGATATTTCTATTATTCAGAAAGCAATTTTCATATACTTACTAATATTTTGGAGCGAGAGCACTAAATGGAGCAGCAATGATTACCCTGTATTATGGATAATGAAAATAACAAAAGCAGAATATCAACACCAATCCTTGGTGTTGTTATGTAGATGTCGCAGTGTTTATTTGGTGTAATTTTAGCATAACTATTACTCCCCAAACAGCAGGGAGGGTTGGGGAGGGTTGGGGACTAATAGTTAGGCTAGGTATAATTCTTTGTAATTTATCTGGCATactttaaatgtatatttgatGATTTGAAACACAACCATTAACAGCTTCCTTAATGATTTATAGCTATGAGAGTGACCATTCGTGTCTGGCAAAATATCCAAATTATGCCAATTATCTTGGCGTGTTACATGGCAGGCGAAGTCTTTGGGCTTTGTGCTTCCGCCAGAGCAGTCTCACAAGAGGTGGCTATTAAAACAAGCTTGTTGCATGCAATTCACTGTTCCTTGCTTCTGCTCTTCACCTCCTTAGTTTTTTTAGGTGTATACATGGGCTATGGTCAATTGAATGTGGTGTTGTATTGCATGtcatacatatagtatatactacAAAGTTCAATGCTTGGCATGAGTCTGCACTGCAATTGATATTATGTACGAGAAGAAATTGCATGAAATGTTATTGTCCTTTAATTTGTCTAGTTTATACTCAATTAAGCCCGAATTGTATGGCCTTatagctttattatatattgccTCTTGTATGATTTTATGTGGGCCTGTGCTGCCGAATTATTTCTTTTATACTTAACATCTACGTTCGATCTTTAAGGTAACAACACCAACAATTTTGTGGAGGCAGCATTCAGACTTCTCAAGGACACAGTTCTTCATCGAGCTAAAGCTTTTAACTGTGTCCATTTGACTGAGTATCTGATCACAAAATTTGAGATATCAATTTGCAATAGACTTCTTGATATTGCCCATGGCAGGACAGAGCTGAGACACAGAAGGAAACGACCTGCAACCTCATCAGCAATTATAAAGCATGTGAGTAGCAAGTGGTACATGAGGTGGATTAGTTCAATTTATGCAATTGGACCTAATTTTAGAGTAGGGTAAGTTGAGTTACATGGGATATGTCTTGTGTCGGATTTCTTGAAGGCATGCAGTCCCATTGCTTAGATAGAGATCATTCAAGAAATTCTCTTGGTTGAAGTTTTTTGTGGAGCAGAAAGTTACTGAACTTCATGAGGCTAACAATGCAGGGATAAGTTTATCTCTATAAAAACTGTCGTGATCACTGGTGCTGTTTGGGATAACATCTGCCTTCAGTGGGGACAGGTTCTTAGGTGTGGTGATGCTGTCAATGAGAGTTTTGCCAGTGAGGGTTATCCTCGTGGTGCTTGTGATATTTGGTCTTAAATTTAGTCGTTCTAAAAGTTCCAACAtcttttttctctttctttgGTCTGAAACATTGGGCAGTAGATCACAATTGAAGTCTCCCAGGATAACTGGAGTGCAATTTTTAAGTCCAGATATTCCCATTAAGCGTTCCTCAAGTATAGTAAGTTCTGTGCTGCAATAATGACCTTATGGtttttaatgtatatataacttactTGATCTTTGCAGAAGGTGGGTGACCAGTATGAGGTTGTCATAGGGAAGACCAAGAGACTCGTTCAAGCTGACCTAGGTTTGTGTAGCTGCACTTATGGCAACACAGAAAACCTCTGTAAGCACCTGTGGGCTGTGATGGAGAGTGCATTTGAACGTGGAACAAATGAACACCACTACAAGCCACTCCAGCACCAAAGGGAGGATTTGTTTTGGCTTTCAACAGGTAATACCATAGgactaattactgtttaaaatgaTAAGATGTCAACTAGTTTGCTTAGCCTTGTTAGATGTAAAGTTTGACTATTCACAGTAAACTCTAATAAAACATCCTAAACTATTTTACAGGTCAGAAAGCACAGAAAGGCTGGTTGGAGCTGCTCCACCACAATACTTTTATAGATAACAAAACGATTGATACAGAAGGAGAAGTAGAAGAACATCTTGAATATGAAGAGATTGTTAAAAGGTACTGGCCTAGTATTAACCATCAACGCTTCGTAAAATGGAGTGGTCATGTATGACTAACAAAAGCCAGCCATAAAGCTTACTATTACTAAAGATTGGAATTTTTTGAGACCAAGAATTCATTCGAACCACTCGCAGTACGAAATTATAAATAATCTTTTTCAAGTAGAACCTACTTGTGTTATACAATATAAAGTTTGGTCATATGTGGGTATGATTACTCAAACACTAAAATTCATTAGGTGGCTTGATATGTTACATTTTGTGaacaattgttttgtttttatcattctAGTGAGAACAGTTATTCAGAAGTGGAAGTGATACCAAAGGTTTCTGAACTACAGCGCCAGAAATGGTAGGCCACGAGACAAGGCACATGATCAACATATTTATACAAGTTTTCCATTTATAAGCTTTTTTGTCACACATGCCTGTTATGACATGTCAGCAATCATCATGGCATAACATACCTGATGGTTATTATTTGCCACTGGGGGTGATTGATTTGATAAAATCACGTCAGAAGCCCCTTGTCCTATGTTCTCTGTTCAACAAACTTACCACCTTCTGCTTCTTGCTTCATTACTCCAGTTGTGTGTTTACTCTCCTGGTCAGTTTATTCAGTAATGATTTCTGCTTCTCAAATGATTGTACATTTTATGATTCATGCCGAAGTACATACTCTGTGTGAACAATGATGATTCAATAGTTAAAAGACAAGATTACATAACACTGGGAGATATTACTGTTTATAATAGGCAcatcatgtacatattattgagTTTTTTTCCAAGGCAAGCAGCTATTGATGCATTCCACAAGGAAATGTTGGATAAACTTGAAAACTACTATGAGGTGGCTATGTATGGTCCGGCCTTTGAGACCTTCATTGAACGGTGGAAGGCCCGTACAGCGAGTCAGAAACTCACTCTCCTGAACACACCATTGTCTTTAGGAGAAGGATACAGTTTTACGCAAAAGAGGTAAATTTTAGAGTGAATTGGCAGGGTGTAGTATTACCATAGTTTAGGTAACAAGTCAGTCAGTTATACATTAATGTACAAGCATGCCTCACATGGTATTCAATATTGATAGCTGTTTGATACATGCCTAACTATTAGGCCCACCTCCCAGCGGTTTTGGGACTAATAGTTTGGCTGGTGTCAGACATTCCTCATCAGATATTCTGGATAAGTTTTTGTGATTAATCAAGTTATCATCAGATTTATACCATGTAAGACATAACGCAAAACATATTTCACatgaaaaagaacaaatatcataataattGCAGGACTAAAATTGGAGTGCAGCCTTCAGCAGTGGCCAGAAGAAAAAGGCCACTCCGCACAACAACTAGCCAACATGGAGGTTTCCGTAGGAAGGCTGCTGAACATGCCTATGGGAAGGAAACCAAGAAGAACCACCCTGCCCCACACAGTTTATCATTCTGTGTGGAAAGAACCATTTCTTTAGGCAAAACTCACTCCAAGAAATAATACCGGTATGTTTATAGGTATAGAATAGTCCATGGCTGTGACTCGCGCTTTTAATTAACTGTACACACCAGAATTTATAAATGATGTCTTATGAGTGATAATGGTTTCTTGATTACACGTCCAAAGCTCTGTGAGAATGTCAGCAGGCCATGCATTTTTATTCACAGCTGTCTGATCCACATGTTTGAATGGAAAATAGGTGTAAAATATAAATCTAAAAAACCATCTCCTTAAATCTTTTATCATTCATTCAATCAATTTTATTGATCAGTTTTTGGAATTacttttcattattgttgataAGATGATGTGAATACATCTCAAGTCTCATTTGTTAGTTAACACTTATGTATACTTTCTGTTAGTAACACTTTCTTTTGTTGTCATTGTAGTAAATTTTATGACACACTGAATGATGATCAGTTGCCTGTGGCTCAAGAAGATACCATTACTACATCAGAAAATGTTCCAGCATCTCCCATATATGACATAGAAGCATTTTATTTggcattattttgttttattattttaggtgtGTTAGGTGTGAGACTTCATCCTCGTACAGTCTGAATAGCATCTTACTGAGTATTTCCAAACCaggtttttatatattaaaacttattgaaagaatacagTGAACATTCTGGATgtgttttcaaacttcatctcaCATTTTATTTCCTAATCCGCCACCTCATAAAGCGGACATGATTCCTGGATGAGGCACAAACATGAGTCTTTTTAATGGTTAACACCAGACATTGTTAGTCAAACTCTACTAATTTATGCTGTAGCAATAGTGAGGATTACGACGCTTTTGGGATTTGTAAAAAGATATAAAGACACAGCCTGGCCAATTGTCCtacttatatttattaatacagCTCGATGATAAAACTGAGCCTTTTGATGATTTGATGCCTGCATTTGTGCCAAGAATTGTCTATATGGGTCACAGCTGACTTTATTGTCGTATAATTGTGGTCATATAATTGTCGATGGGTCACAGCTGACTTTATTTcatcaagaattattggtttgataTTGTTACTTACTATtacaaccaatgatatacagccccccatggggggctgtatatcattgttacAACTGATCTGTTTCAAAAGTCACATGATGAAATGCGGAGGTGTGAGTTGTGGCATGTAAAAATTCTGCACCAGTGGAATAGCAGCAGTGCTATTCATCACTGTAAATAAATCCTTATTAGATCAGACAAGCCAAAGGCGTTTTTAGAGCTTACATGTACCACCCAAAGTGAGAGTATAAGTTCACTCCATTCAATGGTACACACAAAAACTGAGTTAACTTTTGTTCTTGGCGTTGAGAAAAAAGAGGATCAGTTcccaaaatttacataatctgCAACATTGcattttttctataaacaaCTGCTCAATCATGAACTGAAGCTTGGAAGACAGAGTACCAACAGAGCTACTTGTTTtgatcagagccgtatagtttcacagagtttcGTGGCCAGcggaagcgtatatgggagctcgctcGTTTCTAAACAAACAGGCCGCCCCTACTATAaattataatggagaggccgcaacattaaccaacaaatattACTCTCATTGGCAGTTGCTTTAAAGTTGATAgttgtatcatacaccatttgaaagaggacaaaATTGTCTACCAAAAAACTACAActttttttggtaaaaaataaatgcaaaaaagtgagatgtcgagagcgaggtaagaatattccattagagatcagtatgtcgatcgggtttgtttggaaacagcatttttgtttccggttCTTGATGCAGGACTTTGAAGCTATACGGCTTTGGTTttaatcatagatatatatatacctatgtatatatatctatggttttaatcatagacctattaactatactagactgggcaatccaatgcatcacggctcagcattgtgtcctacttaaatagccacattcttcacgacgtaacgtcaacgctttgttcactcgcagctggtcaggcaagcgagtcatcattgtttacattgaaagaatggcagagacagctttgttgctacatgtaatttgacataactactaaagtacacaagatattggtttaaaattttagatgcaaagcttatacactatgcatttcctgccctgaaaatttgtaaacataaagttgaatatttcatatgtaaagtgccagtaaaaatgcatattgatctattcaaaaaatattgcaaaattatcaatgttgccctatgctatgggctaacatgtcagataactaagtgtacaaactgatttcaaatgcatacacactggtaaatggtacactgatcgcagtctgccatgaatataaatgttgggtcttaggtgtcatgcaaacagcatcagaaaataggtttatgttcactttgttgctttgttcactttgcctagCCCAGGCCATAGTTTTAAGTAGGAAACCATTgagagtggagcaactaccagcactggaaatgattcgaaggtaaattttactccaattgttttcaagtgtggttgtgagaggtacctagatatgaagagcaagaaatcttgcggatttttctgagatatgcatacaaataatagttttttccaaaaatttttcttagagttcattgctggcactaatatttgaaaagttgcttcgCACAAAGAGGTGTCAACCCCGGAGTAGACGaagtgttgcccatttcatgaagtttttcatcaccatggcaggtggacataggctagtaaatgagtatggtgatggctgtgctatatttagAAGTGTAGCTAAACCTaacaaaaagatttttactttatgatggttGCATAAGAATGCAATTATTTACTGATTACTTTGCAGGACAAGAGGAGTAAAATtttttgctgtgcatttggttgttctaatactccagcaaaagacagttaactctgtttgtaaaataaaattaaatcaagAACCGGTTACCTTTGACAATATAAATAGATTTCATTCATACACATCACCAATGGCACATCACTCATCCCGAATAGATTATGAAAACATCCGTAAGCAATTAACTTCTTCATACTCATTCTGTCTGAGCCACAAAAGTCATCCACACTAGGATGTGTCAACATGTTTTAATCAAAGTCAGCAATAATAGCATTTTCTTTTCCCGCCATGCCAGTTAACGATCGAATGATAACCACCCACAGAAATTTTACCTAGGCAGTTGCTGTACAGTAGCACAATCAACAAGATGTAAAATTATAGTCTAACCTGAACAAAGCTATACAAGCCTTAATATACTCTTAATCAGGATTGTGGGAACGGAGGCAAGGTCAGTTTATCAAAGTAATACTGAATTATTATAGAATTGCAATATTTGCTTCACTATTATTGCTTTTGTTAAGATTTGCTATGTTTTAATCACTATCTGTAACTAGTAATGTGAACACACACTCATGAATTTATAATCTTTTAGATTTCACGGTGTGGTGAGATATAACGAGAATCAACTTGTCAATAAACTTCTAAACGGCTCACTACATCAGTGCATCTTAATCTAACTCTCACAATCCGGTGTTTTTAGAGTTTTCTCAAAACTCTACAGTGAAATCTGGCTTTCCGTCAAGAGACAAACAATCAGTCAGTGAAATCCGGCCTTCCGCCAAGAGACAATCAGTAAGTGAAATATTGGTTTCCGTCAAGAGGCGAACTATTAGTGAACTCTCGAATCTACGGAGGAGAGGCAACCTGCTGTGCAATACAAGCGCAGACCAACCTGTACACCTAAACTAGAGAAGTGCGTAACCCGATTCACCGATCAAACCAACCTGATCAACCCAAACTGTTAACCTGTTGTGCTGTACATGCACAAATAACCTGAACTTGATCAAGCAAGTCTGATCAAATTAACCTGAAGAAACTGTAAATCTGTTGTGCCATACGCATACGCTCAACTAACCCGAACATTATACGAAGCATCATAGCATAGTGCTACAACTAGTAACAGAAACAATCCGTACATCTACAAGCAAATAAATAGAAGTGACTATAGCCTGTCAACATAGAATCTAGCGCTGCAACGGTGCAACGCACACACGCTCTGTCAACACAAAGATTCGTAGAATTATATTGAACATTCAGACACGCATAATCAAACCGCACCACATAATAACCTTCGTTACCACACCTCACGAAGAAATCAGCTAGATAGCAGCAGCTATAAATAGCACAGCAGACGGAGGAACCCAGCCAGCTCATCAACCACAAGGACAAGCCAGCAGAAGGGAATGAATGAAGCAATCCAGCAGCAGTCTACTCAAGCAGCTAAGTAAACAAGAAACAGTGAACATTTGACACACGTGTATAACTAATTCATAGCATAGTGCAACGAATTCAACTGTCAATATAGGCACTCATTTCTTTCTATGCTAGATAACCTGTGTAATTGCTTTAATTTGTCCGTCATATTGCAATTACTAACAATTCTCGATATCAACATTATTCTTttcatttatagtttttataagaGTGTAAATATTTGTGCATTTGTGAGTTTTAAAATTGcctcatattgtaaatcattcGAAAATTAACTGGCAACCACCCCTGCGTGTAAGCTGAACACATTTGATTGTTGACAAATCCTACGGCATAAACAAGCGTGAAAGATAAACATTGCTAAGATAGGTATCTATACGGTCTTAAAATGTCTAGTCCAGTAAATGATTTGAGTGATGATGCCATTGCTGATCTGTCGAGTCATGAAACAGAGGCTATTGCAGAACTTGAACAACAAATTAATGCTGAAAATTCTGAACCCGTTCTTGATAAACCCACCAATAATGGTAGTAGCACTGTAGTGACAGAATCTGTTGTTGATAACCCTACTAACAACTCCACAGCTATGGCTGCAGAAAATATGACGCGTAAGCGAGAGCGCAGAAATGTTGGTTCAGGTCTTAAGGCTACGGAAAGCCATATTTACCAGCTAAGTACTAAGCTCACAAAACTGGTTAGTTCTGCATACAGACTTATCAAGGTCTCTCAGCAGAAGTTGTCTCAAGAGATTTCTCTCGACTTGCTTTATGACATTCACGATGCATTGGGTGACCAGGCTAAGGAAATTCTTGGCACATACCAGGAGCTGCTGACACTCCATGAAAATGATGAAGGCAAGCTTCCCAAATCCCTTCAAACCACGTACACCCAGGTGCTCGCTCAAATGAAGTTTTTTAGAGACAGCATAGATAAAGATATTGATGCACTCGAAGAACAAGAAGAAGAAAGGCAGGCCGAGATGATGAGAAACCTAAACGAAGAAATTAACAAAAACGCAAGACTATTTCAAGAACTAACAGATGAGAGTAATCAAAGAAGAATGTATGGACATGAACTACCAGCTGCATCACCAAATGCAGAAGAACAAAACTCAGAACAGCAACACTCCGAAGGTAGTGTACACAACCAGGAAGCAGCTGAAGATCACTCAGAACAACATCAAGAAAATGCTTTGCAGTTTCAGCCGACTCCACAAAGTGAGCCTGATCTCCGCCCTCAACGGGCAATACAACAATCCAGCGAAAGACTGCATCAAAGAGAAATTAAAGCTCCTAGTCCTAGCACAAGCACAAACAACCGGACAGATCCAATGGACAAactagctgatgttttagcatCTGCCATACGAAAACGAAGCATTGAGCCAGATGTATTCAAAGGAGACCTATTACAGTTCAAGGACTGGGAAGTAGATTTCGACATGTACCTACGTAACGAGAGAATTGATGGAGTAGAACGACTTCGTTACCTCAAGAAGTTTACAGGTGGCGAGGCTAAGAAAGCTATCGAAGGACATTTCATGTCAAACACAGAACATGCGTATGCTGCAGCGCGACAACTTTTGAAAGAAAGATATGGAAACGAGCACATCTTAGCGAGGAGTTTTAGAGACCAGCTTTCCAAGTGGCCGAGTGTATCCgatgatggaaaaactttacTAGAATTTAGTGACTTCTTAGGCCACTTGCTGAGTGCCCAGAGTTCAGTCCATTCCTTGAGAGTGTTGGATGATTACAGCGAAAATGAAAAGATGTGCAGAAAACTACCAGTACGCCTAAAGTGGAAGTGGGCAAGAATAGTAGCCAAAACTGAAGAAAGCTATTACCGCTACCCAACCTTTAAGGAGTTCTGCAGCTTCGTAAAAGAAGAAGCAAAGATAGGACAACTTCCACTTGCAAGAGGATTCAACTCCAAAACAAAACTACCAGATAAGCGACTGAAAGGACCTGGTCAATCTAGGAATACATTCTCGACAGCTATCGATAAAGGATGTGTTCATTGTAAGTTAGATAACCATCAGGTTAGCGAATGCCGTAAACTGCAGAGACTTCCCAAGGCAGAAAAGAGTTCAACCATCAGACAGCTCAGCCTCTGCTTTAAATGTGTTCGTCCAGGACACCTTTACAAAGAGTGTGCAACCAAGCTGAAATGCAGCGTCTGTGGAAAAAGTCATGCTACAGTCCACCACGACCCGAACTTCAAACCTAGAAAAGAAATTACTCAAACTCAACCAAATCCACCAGCCACAACTAACAGCGGTACTCAGAGAGTACAAGTACTACCGAACGAAACAAACCCGAAGAGTGAACCACCCGGCAACACCACAAAAACCACGTTGGCTACAACTACAACTAATGGACTCACAACTATGGCCATACCAGTTAAAATGTCGGTACCGTCTGGAAAATCAATGTTAGTCTACGCACTATTAGACAACATGTCGGATGCCTGCTACGCATCCCCTCAAGTTCTAAAGAGGTTAGAAGCAAAGGTAAGTGTTATAGAGCCCAATGTTACTATCCACACAATGAATGGACAACAGACATCAGATATAGAGAGATACGACAATCTCCACCTAACAGGTTTTATGAATGACAGTTCAGCTACCATAAACGCCTACAAAAGAAACATCCAGTGTGACAAGAGTCAATTACCATCACCCGAGCAGGCCAAACGATTTCGACACATGTCCGATATAGCCAAACATATGCCACCATTGTTAGACATACCAATTGGGCTGCTGATTGGAATGAATTACACCGAGGTCATTCAGCCACTGGAAACTCGTACGAGCACCAAAGGTGAGCCCTTTGCAGTGAAAACATTATTCGGTTGGACCA
The genomic region above belongs to Watersipora subatra chromosome 1, tzWatSuba1.1, whole genome shotgun sequence and contains:
- the LOC137406583 gene encoding uncharacterized protein — its product is MVDFEFNKVRESSHALGDQNILPEGFAYHLLKHEMVRITSKTTFVFSVKELKSKSDILAWKASFQANNRWRTKEIRKPTERLLFRTASAASFGKNRVSEKTARALEQLFVDGHSPISALSHLKMTVEEDVVKLADRSIIPSSKFCSRESAEIMFLDASGGMDGAFLTTSESEDAITMGLDQIKQLADSSGFYNRGLVGPRLFMDDDSEAEHAAINTVFPESRVLLCTFHIQQAVWRWLWNSHNKIHLRDRNTCMELFRRLLYSDSESEYMVIYESDHSCLAKYPNYANYLGVLHGRRSLWALCFRQSSLTRGNNTNNFVEAAFRLLKDTVLHRAKAFNCVHLTEYLITKFEISICNRLLDIAHGRTELRHRRKRPATSSAIIKHKVGDQYEVVIGKTKRLVQADLGLCSCTYGNTENLCKHLWAVMESAFERGTNEHHYKPLQHQREDLFWLSTGQKAQKGWLELLHHNTFIDNKTIDTEGEVEEHLEYEEIVKSENSYSEVEVIPKVSELQRQKWQAAIDAFHKEMLDKLENYYEVAMYGPAFETFIERWKARTASQKLTLLNTPLSLGEGYSFTQKRTKIGVQPSAVARRKRPLRTTTSQHGGFRRKAAEHAYGKETKKNHPAPHSLSFCVERTISLGKTHSKK